The genomic interval GTAATCCATCCATTGTCCTCTGTAATGTTTCTGGGAACATGAGAGttgattaatgattaatgaatAAAGAGGAGTTTACATTCTAATACTGCATATGCTCTGCACATGCTGGGGATTTTAAGCCTGGTTCTGAtatttttcaagcaaatatCTTGGAATTGGATTGTTgaaccagaaaaaaaagaaaagaaatttgtAGAATGGCACAACTGGAAATAAGATATCTAccaaataaattattaaaaaagtcaaatggTCCTGTCTCTGGTGGAAAAACATTCTTAGAGAAGTAGGGCTGTGCTGAGGGAATTTGGACTCATGACCTCAGTATCTGCCAAAATATATTTCTGGGGAAGTAATCAATACTTGGATTtgttataaaaaatataaaacaaccTAACATCAGCACAAAATATTAACCATCAGCGACTTCTCCTCAAGAATATCCATATCAGTTTTGGCTTTCAAAAATGAACACAGGGTCAGTCTTTATAGAAATAAGAAATTGGTCCTGCCTGTGATTTTCTGTCTATGAGCAATATCACACTGAGTCGTCTGAAACGGATCAGAGATCACTGAGGCATGAGCGGCTTCTAGCTTAACCCCTCCCCTTCTCGGCTCTGCatcttttctctcatctgtgGTGTTGTGCAGCATTCATTCCACTTTGCCCTTCTCCCTTAATCCACCTCCCCATGTGATCGATGCAAAGAACTAAACGAGGGCTCCGCTCACTGGATCATTAGCCTAGTCCTCAAACAGGCTGATTATACAGGGATGATGTGGCTCTCATTGTGTACATGCCCTCTGTGATGTTACAAAGCTGCAGCAGATACCGGTGAACCTTTGACTGTGAAAGACATGTCGGGTTAATAGATTTCAGTCACTTACTGGGTGGAAAGTGCACACACCTCTGAGAAGATTCACAACATTTAGCCTGAGCACAGACAAACCCAGAGCTCATCTGTGGATGCAATATTGTACTTATATTGTACcacatcttctctctcttacaGGAGTCGACTTCAAAATGAAGACACTAGTAATAGATGGTATCAAAGTACGGACACAGATATGGTAAGATGTTGGAGCGGGACACAATGTTGGAAGGCCTTGTACATGAGATTAGCAAAATATTAGATATCACAGAGAGGATATTATTATTTGCAAAAGTACAACTATCATAGCTTATAGTTGTCTGATTGGTTACGTCcaatttttccattttgtaatTGTCCATTGTAATTTATATCCATGCATTTAAAGTTGGGCTCTCCCATGATAACAATTTCCTGGTCTTTTTACCAGCCACCAGCAGCatattcattaaatatttatctctTTTCAACCATGAATAATAGTACTTTCATACAGGAGACTAGAGTTTCTGTCCTGTCATTGACCTGCAGTGTAAGTTAGCTTTTATAAACTGGAGCAATGATCTACTAAACTTAGCATAGCTGCTGATATGTAGGAgcaatgaattaaaaaaaaaacaacatgagtgtatatttttttaattacatttttcaaaatatttgtCGACAATTATCAACTTTGTCTGTCAACAGTATTGGAGTTAGCCAATTTATACATCTGAGAGTACATTTAGAGTCAACATAAGCACAAGCTGAAGCTAAATGCTGAGCTAAAAGCTAACATCTGCTTGCTTTCTGGTTTCTGGTAAAAATCTTCTGAGGATATGCACTCTTATGTCAACTCATGACCTCAGTATCTCTGTGATCCTGGCTGCTGTACTGCATGTTCTCATATTCTAATTTCACAAATGTCTTGTGTGCATAttcatatgtgtttgttttgtgtccagGGACACTGCGGGCCAGGAGAGGTACCAAACCATCACCAAGCAGTACTACAGACGAGCACAGGTAGTTAACCTTAAGTCTCCTCCATTTACTCAGTCGCTATGAGTGATTTGCCACACATTAATGTAATATTATAACTACAGAGCAGCATAGCAAATTTAAATCTAATTAATTTCTGGAATTAGATTTGTTACAGCTATGAAAATAACTCGTGCCAAAGGCTTGGCACCACTTCATGTACTCAGATGAACCACTTAGGTGCTTTTAAAGGGATCTCTTCAAGGCTTATGGATCAAAGTTACAGCAGCTAGAAGCTTTAAAACGTCAATATTGTAAGAGGATTTGCTCTTACACCAGTGGTATTGTAAGTGTAGTGTTTCTCCTATTAAAAGAGATGACATGTCCCTTTGCTTCCCTAGAGGATCTTGTAAGTAGCTCTCCATGGTCACACACAACCCCTGCCACATTGGCACTGTCATATATGAATTCTGCTTTTGCTTTGGGCTGTTAAACAGGTTAAACTGGGTGAAATTGAATTGTCCTATTTCCCAGAAACTGGCAATGAAATAGGAACAAAAGTGTCCTGTTCCTGTTTTGTGCTATAAAACAATTCAGCAGAGTTCTCATCCAGCTGGTGGCTTACAATGTAAAATGCATTGTTGGTGGAGGCTGCCAGTTTTCCTAGTGGTGGTCTGGTTTGTTTATAGTAATCATATCAATGTGTCCAAACgtattgatttaaaaatactGCTTTTAAGGCTCAAGATGAGAACATGACTCTCTCAAGTGTTTTAAAATACCCCAgttctcatctgtttttttaatttttggcCATCTCTGTTCAGGGAATCTTCCTGGTGTACGATATCACAAGTGAGCGATCCTTCCAACACATCATGAAATGGGCCAGTGACGTGGACGAGGTGAGTCACTGGGATCTGGGGATTTAAGAATTAGATAAATCAGGTGGGTGGAAAATCAACAAGCAGTTTTTTCCCACGTTGTAGAAAGGgcaaaactgtcaaaactaCTTACTGTGCAGAGGCTCCAAGTTGACAAAGAACAGATGTCTGACATGGTGTGATATAAACCAAATGTACTGACCTGACAGCTATGCTGTGTTTATTATGTTCcatcttcattttcaaatacctgtcatcatattttttaaatgtgtagtCATAAATACCGGAGGGAgaacattttttcctcttgcagtcatttttttctattgGCTTTGAGTCTTCATAAAGCAGTTTCATCTGCCCTGCTTCCCCCTGCCATCTCCCAGATGATTTTATTCTATTAATTTAGTCATTATGGACCTAATTTCCTCTGTGGGTTTATCCAAATATATACACTATTGATCTTGGCATGCTTCCCACTTACTTTTAATCTAGGTCTAATTTCCTGAGCGCTGTCGCTCCTGTGTTTTCTCCCTTCTGCATTCTCTTGACATttgaaatctctctctctcctcctatctgtttaattttgtttttctgttcctccTGCTTATCTGTAAATATCCCTTCATATCCACATGACAAACCCCTGCAGTATGCTCCTGAAAAGGTCCAGAAGATCCTCGTAGGGAACAAGTCAGATGAGGTGGACAAAAGGCAGGTGGCCACAGAGCAAGGTGTCAAGGTGAGTCAGTCACTGCTTCTGTGGTATAAGCTATCTCCTGGTAGATTTTTAGGCTGAAATCAGAGGCCAATGATATGAAATGAGATATGAGATGATGCAAATACTTTGTATACTCTGACCTCTCTGaacaggttttgtgtgtgtgtgtttttgtgcaatGGGACATGGcataaatgatgaaataaatacTTATGCAGTATGTATAAAAGCTGAAGTTTGGAGGCTGTGAGTTGGATTGGGTTTTGCTTGAAATTGTTGCACCCAAAACCTGTaatattttgttcagtttgtgttctggGATTCATCACGTTTGAAACTCTAGTCCATAATCAGGCTCTAAGGGCTCTGATGAACCGATCTGACCTCAGAGAACTACGTTAGTGCAGACACATACTGACTAATGCTTCACCTCCTGTTCCCTCACATTGCctcatatttttcattaaaagcTGCATTTGAACACACCACTTCATCTAACTGCCAgcagacaaaaaggaaaaggaaatatCTATTCAGTTGTCTGTGCTCCTAAATCAAAAAGATTAAAAGAGCAAGTTATTTTGTCAGGAAagtaaaatgtgtcactgttatCTGTCTTGCAGTTGGCTAAGGCTTATGGAATGGACTTCTTCGAGACAAGTGCCTTCACCAACCATAATATAACAGAGGTGAGGAGATCTGGAGAGAAAGGaactcatgacattttttatgaccaTGTGCAGACGAGTAACAAGATCAGAGCAATGCATGCAGTCATGGTTATAGTATAATGGGAGGAAATGACTTGATAAATGACAGTGCAGCTAATCTCTCGTCTTTTTCTTATCCTGTGGCTGCCATTCCTTCCAAGACTTTCACACGATTGGCTGAACAGGTGCTGGCAGCCAATAAAAAAGACCTGGATCTTCTCCGAATGTCCAATGACGAGCTTAATCTTGCTgctctggaggaagaggagggactCTGTGACAGCACAGCGGGTGACGAACGCAAAGGCTGTTGGTGTTAAAGTGATAgcatgattttttatttttatttttggaatatacagtatgttgtcacCACACACTTTGCACAGTCTTGGAAGAATGTGTCTCATTTTGTGTAGGGCTGAAATAAAGAGGGACACCTAGCTGCAGTTTTCAATCCAGCTAGGACTCTCTGTTTCATTGAGCaatgccaaaaaaaacaaaaaaaaaacaaaaacaaaaaatgagcCATTTGAGAGAAGTCCCAAGGACAAATGTGGAAACATTTTGCTGCAAAGTGCTAAGCGTGTGGTGATTTAATCAACTGAAGGTCCAAATGTCAAGGTTTCCCTCAGTGGGACAGAATGTTCATTGTCTAAAGCACCTCTAGTTCCTGCTCAGTTCATTGTGTCTTCGATGTAACCAAATGCAACACCCGTCCACTACAAACTAAGCAGTTGACACACAGTTGAAAAGACTACATAGAAAACATCCAGAAGATTTTATCATCTTTTCTCCAGAGAATTTGTACAGCAGTCAGGATGTAGAGGATAGGAAATGACTTGGAACTGTTCAACACTGACTTGAAAATTTCCACAATggtgttgtattttttctcaaACCACTGTCTTTGATATGCCTTGCAAATCAACAATATGATTGATTACATTTGGCCTTCCTACAcccattttgtgttttcatttatgaGAGTATTAGCACTCTTGCACCCCGTACATAGCCTTTCTACCACTGAATGCATTAGCTGTAGTTTACGAAATCACCACAAGAGGGTGCTACATGCATTCCACAAACAGCTCACACACTGGAGAGTAAGTACAGTTTGTTCTTCTCTTTTATGTTTGCTTTTGGTTGCAGTTACACTTGCAAAGGCTTCCTTGAATGGGGTGAAAGGATTCTTAATATATGCAgctattttattgttttacatgcAAATGTTGGCTACACTGGAAGTTCTGCAGCTTGTGTCTTTCATCTCAGCGGTCACATGAACCTGTTTAAGGCGTTGAGAGGGAGGGAAACGCTGAGAGCAAAATGAGTCAGTTTCCCTGTAGCAAAACTGaagatatttttcattttatagcCTTTGTTTATAGCAGAAAATATCCTAGATTTGGTTGGTTTGATAACTGCCCATCGCTGCATTGTACATACCAAGTTTTTCACAGCATTGTAGATTGATGAAACCATGAGAATACATAATTGATTTAACGTATTACCATTAGAGGgctgtattaaaaaaaatccacagtgaTATTCTAGATGGTCTGAGATATTCCCTCTGTGAATATAATAATGTCTTGGTCATTCTGTCCTCACTGTTTTGTCCAGTGGAGATGCCAtttcttttctccccctcaGATTTAACAAGGGACAAGTGAGAGTTCTGCATGCAATTCactcttctttcctttcttttattGCAACTTCAATGAAGTTAATAATCATCCGACTGTAATACAAGCATAGCATTTGACCAGAGTTGCCTGTCGGAGACTTACACAGAATGACCATCATAGGACAAactttggctttttttttttttttttgcaacttAGTATTACTAAATGCTACtcaaaacaactgttaatgtGTGCACTGTGTGAAATGGCAGTGTGTTGTACTGAATGATGTTCTGGATACGCAatgtatctgtgttgttttcaagaacttttttctttctttcttttagacTACTTTAAttgtatttgtgtaaaatatatcaCATGCAACATGTAAAATGCAACATGTTATTGCTGGAGAAGAGATGTCAGATGTTTATGAGTAAATACTTGCAGATATATGACTCAGTGCTGGGGTGTCTTCTTGGTTATGCATGTGTCAACAGTACACTAGACAGACTTTGTTCTACTTTCAAAGCACAACTTGACAcagactttgttgttgtttcttaaTTTGACCACTAGATGACAGGCTCactctgttctcctctgctccacagAGCCTGCCTTTTTTGGAGTgtaaagcatttaaaatgtgtcatgGTGAGGAATCTATTAGTCATTTATAGTGTTACATGGGAAATatttacaacagtaaataaaCCAAATC from Lates calcarifer isolate ASB-BC8 linkage group LG7_1, TLL_Latcal_v3, whole genome shotgun sequence carries:
- the rab15 gene encoding ras-related protein Rab-15 — translated: MAKQYDVLFRLLLLGDSGVGKTCLLCRFTDNEFHPSHISTIGVDFKMKTLVIDGIKVRTQIWDTAGQERYQTITKQYYRRAQGIFLVYDITSERSFQHIMKWASDVDEYAPEKVQKILVGNKSDEVDKRQVATEQGVKLAKAYGMDFFETSAFTNHNITETFTRLAEQVLAANKKDLDLLRMSNDELNLAALEEEEGLCDSTAGDERKGCWC